Part of the Paenarthrobacter sp. JL.01a genome is shown below.
CAACAACAGAAAACGCGGCCTAGCAAAGTAGATCACCACATCCCATAGCTGACGGATGGGTGAGACCGCAGCAACGCCGGACCCGGTCACGGTGCACCACGGCCGGGCCTGGCACCAACCATGTGAGGACACCATGGCAAGCAGCAGGACAGGCACAGCGAACTGGCAACGAGTACGCAAACAACGACTCGACCACGACCGAGACGCAGGCCTAACCAACTGCCCACGCTGCGGCATCGGACTCGACTGGGTCTACACACGCCGCCCCAACAGCCCCGAACCAGACCACATCATCCCATGGTCAAAAGGCGGCCTGGACACGTTCGAAAACACGCGAACCATCTGCCGACAATGCAATCAACAGCTTGGCGGGCTCCTAAACCGCAAGAAATCAAGACCCATTGTCAACACCGTAGAGCTAGAAACCGGCACAAACTGGTAGCCAGGGAGCCCAAAGAGGGGTTATCCACAGGCCCCCAGGGGGTATACCCCAGGACCCCCCACCCGCCTAGCCCCACCCTGCATAGCGATCTCTCCCCGCGTTTTTTCCACACAGCCCGTCAGGAGGTGGCGGCATGTCTAAGAGCCCGTTGCGTGCTGTGGGTCCTGATGAGAAGGCTGAGCGCACTGAGCCTAAGACGGTCTTGGAGGCTGCTGAGTCTGGTGATCGTGTTGCTGAGTTGATGGCTATGCGTCGTGTGATTGCTCGTGCTTTGGACAACGAAAACACTTCTCCCCGGGATCTCGCTGCTTTGTCTCGTCGCCAGATTGAGATCAGCAAGGAGATTGATGCCTTGAGGCGTCAGAAGCTCGAGGAGGAACGAGAGAGTGACATCTCCGCCGACGAAGAGTGGTCAGAGGAAGCTATCTGAGGTTGCGCGGCATATTTGCCGGCCGACTGGGATTGTTTCGACTGGGTTCCCGCCTGTGCGTGACCGGGCGAAGGCCATGGGTATGCCGATGGATCCTTGGCAGGATGGCGCGGCCCGTTTGGCTTTGGCTAAGCGTGAGGATGGACTATACGCGGCCGGCATCGGTGGTGTGGTTCTTTCGATTCCTCGGCAGGTCGGCAAGACGTATCTGATCGCTGCCATCGTTTTTGCTCTTTGCACTATCTTCCCGAACTTGACTGTGATCTGGACGGCTCACCGGACCAGGACTCACAACGAGACGTTCAAGAAGATGCAGGGCATGTCTCGCAAGCCGAAGATCGCCCCGTACATCGAGAATGTCCGGGCGACTAACGGTGAGCAAGAGATCATGTTCAAGAACGGGTCTCGGATCTTGTTTGGCGCCCGTGAGTCTGGTTTTGGCCGTGGCTTCGATGAGGTTGACATCCTTGTGCTGGATGAGGCCCAGATCCTTACCGCTGATGCGATGTCGGATATGGTGCCGGCGACGAATGCGGCCCCGAATGGTCTTGTGTTCATGATGGGAACCCCGCCGCGGCCCAAGGACCCTGGCGAGGTGTTCACGAACGTCCGGCAGGCTGCCCTGAACGGGGACCCTGACACGCTCTACATCGAGTTTTCTGCCGATAAGGGCGCGAGCTTGGATGATCGGAAGCAGCTAGCGAAGGCGAATCCTTCCTATCCCCACCGGACCAGTGACGCGGCGATTCAACGCATGCGGAAACTGTTGGGCTCCGATGAAAGCTACCGCCGCGAGGCTTACGGCGAGTGGGATGAGGAAGCTCTTACCAAGAAGGCAATCAAGGTCAGCGCTTGGAATGGTTTGAAGATCAGCCAGGACGATGTTCCTGATGATGACAGCCGGCAAGTGTTCGCGGTGAAGTTTGCGATTGACGGTTCCGCCGTGGCACTCGCGGCTGCACGCCGGCCAGACGTCGGCGCTGTCCATGTTGAGGGCATCAAGATGTCATGGATGGCGGACGGGACGCGCTGGCTTGTGGATTGGCTGCTGGAACGTCATGAGCGCGCCGCGCAGATCGTCGTTGATGGCAAGTCCGGCGTTGGTTATCTCGTGAATGCACTCATTGAGGGTGGTGTTCCGAAGTCTGTTATCTGGACTCCTGGAACTGATCAGGTGGTCGCGGCTCATTCAATGCTTGAGGCGGCCATCGTGTCCCATGACAAGGAATTGTCCCACCTCGGCCAGAAGGACTTGGACGACCAGGTTAAGACTGCTGAGAAGCGGAAGATCGGCGCGACTGGCGGCTTTGGCTGGGCTGCTCCGGAAGGCGAGAGTGTGGTTTTGCTGGATGCTGTGACCCTTGCCCATTGGGGCGTAAAGACGACGAGACGCCGACCAGGCAGAAAGGCGGGTTTCCTGTGAGTGCATGGACCGCCACTGACATTACTGGCCTGCGGATTGACAACGTAACTGTGGATGAGCTGTCGAAGATCCGGAGCTTGCTTGCTGAGTGGAGCGCCCGTCGAGACAAGAACTTGAAGCGGTCGCTGTACTACGACGGTGAGCAGGCGTTCAAGGATCTCAACCTGATGCTTCCCCCGCAGTTGAAGAACGCGAAGTTCTATCTGGGGTGGGGCACGATGGCTGTCCGGAAGGCTGCGATTCGTTCGCAGTTCGAGGGGTTGCGGCTGCCTGGCTCTGAGGATCCTTTGGGCTTGGGCCGGACGCTCACGGAGAACAACTTTGGTTTGGAACTCTCCCAGGGGATTGTTTCGGCGTACAAGCATGGCCCGGCTTTCGTCACTGTGGCGAAGGGCGATGTTGGTGAGCCTGATGTTCAGATCCAGTCGCATTCTGCTGAAACGTCCGCGGCGCTGTGGGATCGTCGCCGCCGGCGTATCAGCGCTGCCCTGACGATCTCCGCTTTCAGTGACGACCGCCCGTCTGAGTTCATTGTGTACCTGCCGGATGTGGTTCTTCGCTGTGCTCGTAACGCACTTGGGCGCTGGCGGGCTGAACGGATCGAGAACAAGATCCGCCGGACTCTTGTGGAGCCGCTGACTTACGATCCGCAGTTGACGAAGCCGTTTGGCCGTTCGAGGATCACTCAGCCAGTGATGGCTTTGTGTGACATGGCCGTCCGGGCTTATGTCCGCATGGAGGGCAACGCGGAGTTCTATAGCTCCCCGCAGCTTGCTATTGAGGGTATCGACCCGGATTCGTTCGGTGAGGTTTCGGAGTCGAAGAAGTTCAAGCTTGCGATGGATCGTCTGATTGCTTTGACTCGTGATGCTGACGGTAACGCGCCGAGCATCAAGCAGTTGCAGCAGGCGACGATGACGCCTCACTCGGACATGCTCCGGACGGTGGCATCGGCGTTCTCTGGTGAGACTGGCATCCCGTTGAACTCGTTGGGTGTCATCCATGACAATCCGGCAAGCGCTGAGGCGATCCGGGCCGCGGAGCATGACCTGCTGATTGATGTGACGTACCAGAACAAGTATGTGCTGAGTAACGCTGTGGCTAACGTTGCGCGGCTGGCGGTCATGGTCCGTGACGGGCTTACGGAGCCGTCTGCGGAGTCGTGGAAGTTGTCGGCACGGTTCGCGGATCCGGAGTTCCGTTCGACGTCGGCAAATGCTGATGCTTACGTGAAGCTGGCCGGCGCCAATGAGGATCTGAAGAGCTCGCCTGTCCTGCTTGAGACGGTGTTCGATGATGACCAGGTTGAGCGGATCCAGGATGAGCGGAAGCTGAATCAGGCTGGCGGCTTGATTGGGCAACTGCTTGGCGTGCCTGCCGCAGGCGGCGCACCTGACGAGACGCAAAAGGCTGAGGCTGAGGTTTTGAACCTGAAGGCTGCCGCGCTGGGTACGCTCCGGCGTGCTGGAGTGGACGCTGAGTCGGCGGCGCAGCTTGTTGGCTTGGATGGTGTGAAGTTCATCCCGGGCCAGCCGATCACGATCCGCGCTGAGGGGGAATAGCTGAATGGTGGCACGGGAGGATATCGAGCAGTTCCGTGCCGCCAACAGTGAGCTCTCTAAGCGGGTGAAGGACACTCTTGAGGCGTTCGTGCGGTCGCTGGACTTCACCAAGCCCGAGTTGGTGCGTGATGCCCTGCTGGAATTCATGCCGGTACTGACAGCCCAGTATGGCTCCGTGGCGGCTTCGATTGCTGCGGAGTGGTACCAGGAGCAGCGGGCGGCTGATGGGGCTGTGGGGCGGTTCCGGCTGGCTCTCGCGGCCAACGTGCCGGCTGATGCTGTGCAGTCAAAAATTCGGTACCTCGCTGGCCATTTATGGACGCCCACGCCGGAGGCAATCGTTGGCCCGCTGCTGACCGCTGCTGACAAGTACGTGAAGCAGCCAGGCCGGTCAACGATGGCCCTCAACGCGAAGCGTGAAGGTGTGGCTTGGGCCCGCGTGCCCACGGGCGCCAAGACTTGCACTTGGTGCCTGATCCTCGCCTCTCGTGATGCTGTGTACGTTTCCGAACGGGCAGCCAAGAAGGACAAGAGTGGCGAGGACTATCACGGTGATTGTGACTGCCAGGCTGTCCGGATCGGTTCCAGCGCTGACTACCCTCCCGGCTATCTGCCGGATGACTACTACGACATGTACCAGTCAGCCCGTGATGAGGCTGGCTCGAATGACGTGAAGGACATTGCGGCTGCTTTCCGGCGGCTGCATCCGGACGCTGTGAAAGACGGCGTCCACACCCACTAAACTTCCGCGGTTCTCCCGCGAGGCGGTACGCGCCCGTAGCGCGGTTCAACATGCCCGACGGGGCCAAACGGAAAGGCGCATTCACATGCCTAAGAAGATGCTGCATGGAATCGACATCACCGCCCCCGGTGGTGTTCAGAAGCTCCTTGACTTTCACCGCCTGACTTTCGGCGATGCGGTCATGGAAGTTGATCCTGATGCAGGTACCGCAGCAGCGGGAGAACCGAACGGTCAGATTGCGGAGTTCAAGGCGCCTGCCAGTCAGGCCGAGTTGGACCGGATCATTCAGGACCGGGTGGCACGAGTCAAGAACCAGTTTGCGGATTATGACGATCTCAAGGCGAAAGCCGGGCAGGTTGAAACTTTCCAGTCGCGCATCTCTGAGCTTGAGGCCACAAACACTGAGCTCGACGGCAAGGTCAAGGGCTTCGCGGCAGAGAAGGAGCGTTCCGCGCTTCTTGCTGATGTCGCAACTGCCAAGAAGGTGCCGGCTGATGCTCTCCGCGGTTCTACCCGTGAAGAGCTTGAGGCCCACGCTGACCAGCTCGCCGCATTGCTCAAACCTTCCGGCCCAATTATCCCGGGCCAGGAAGTCTCGCCAGGCAACGTTCCGGCCGCTGATGACCGCGCTGCGGTCAAGCAGTTGTTCGGCAAAGACTAATCGAAAGGTAAAACCATGGCTGTTTTCGGTACCGCCGAAACTAAGGTTCTGCTGCCCCGCAATATCGCGGACGGCATGATCCAGCAGACCCGCACCCTGTCCACTGTCGCCAAGCTCTCCAATCGTGAGCCTCAGCGCTTCGGTGAGACTGAGTACATCACCTTCAACGACTTCCCCAAGGCTGAGTTTGTGGAGGAAGGCGCCCAGAAGGGATCCACCACGGGCGGCTTCGGCTCCGTGAAGTCCAAGCCCCACAAGGCTCAGGTCACCATGCGGTTCAACGAGGAAGTTCAGTGGGCCTCTGAGGACTACCAGCTTGACGTACTTGGCCAGCTTGGTAGCGCCGGTCAAGTCGCTCTTTCCCGCGCACTTGACCTCGGCTTGTACCACCGCATCAACCCGCTCACGGGTTCGGTTATCACCGGCTGGGACAACTATGTCACTGCGACGACCAAGAGCGTTGAGATCGCGACGGCGGAAGCTGACGCTGACCTTCGCGCCGCTGTCGGCCTGCTGGTTAACACCCCGACGTCGTGGGGTGTCAACGGCGTGGCCATCGACCCGAAGTTCGCATGGGCGCTCGCCAACCTGCAGACGAAGAACGCGGACGGTTCTCCTTCCGGCACGCAGCGTTACCCGCAGCTTGGCTTCGGCACTGACGTGACCTCCATCCTGGGCATCAACGCGGCCCAGGGCAACACAGTTTCGGGCACTCCAGAGGCTACTGACACGAAGGTTCGCGCCATTGTGGGTGACTTCCAGAACGGCATCCGTTGGGGAATCCAGCGCGAACTGCCGGTCGAACTGATCCGCTTCGGCGATCCGGATGGGCAGGGCGACCTGAAGCGCAACAACCAGATCGCACTGCGACTCGAGGTTGTTTACGGCTGGTACGTCTTCGCTGACCGCTTCGCCAAGATCGTGGATGCCGTCTGATGCCGCGGTTCACAAACAAGCAG
Proteins encoded:
- a CDS encoding terminase large subunit domain-containing protein; translation: MPMDPWQDGAARLALAKREDGLYAAGIGGVVLSIPRQVGKTYLIAAIVFALCTIFPNLTVIWTAHRTRTHNETFKKMQGMSRKPKIAPYIENVRATNGEQEIMFKNGSRILFGARESGFGRGFDEVDILVLDEAQILTADAMSDMVPATNAAPNGLVFMMGTPPRPKDPGEVFTNVRQAALNGDPDTLYIEFSADKGASLDDRKQLAKANPSYPHRTSDAAIQRMRKLLGSDESYRREAYGEWDEEALTKKAIKVSAWNGLKISQDDVPDDDSRQVFAVKFAIDGSAVALAAARRPDVGAVHVEGIKMSWMADGTRWLVDWLLERHERAAQIVVDGKSGVGYLVNALIEGGVPKSVIWTPGTDQVVAAHSMLEAAIVSHDKELSHLGQKDLDDQVKTAEKRKIGATGGFGWAAPEGESVVLLDAVTLAHWGVKTTRRRPGRKAGFL
- a CDS encoding phage major capsid protein, whose translation is MAVFGTAETKVLLPRNIADGMIQQTRTLSTVAKLSNREPQRFGETEYITFNDFPKAEFVEEGAQKGSTTGGFGSVKSKPHKAQVTMRFNEEVQWASEDYQLDVLGQLGSAGQVALSRALDLGLYHRINPLTGSVITGWDNYVTATTKSVEIATAEADADLRAAVGLLVNTPTSWGVNGVAIDPKFAWALANLQTKNADGSPSGTQRYPQLGFGTDVTSILGINAAQGNTVSGTPEATDTKVRAIVGDFQNGIRWGIQRELPVELIRFGDPDGQGDLKRNNQIALRLEVVYGWYVFADRFAKIVDAV
- a CDS encoding HNH endonuclease, which codes for MASSRTGTANWQRVRKQRLDHDRDAGLTNCPRCGIGLDWVYTRRPNSPEPDHIIPWSKGGLDTFENTRTICRQCNQQLGGLLNRKKSRPIVNTVELETGTNW
- a CDS encoding phage portal protein; amino-acid sequence: MSAWTATDITGLRIDNVTVDELSKIRSLLAEWSARRDKNLKRSLYYDGEQAFKDLNLMLPPQLKNAKFYLGWGTMAVRKAAIRSQFEGLRLPGSEDPLGLGRTLTENNFGLELSQGIVSAYKHGPAFVTVAKGDVGEPDVQIQSHSAETSAALWDRRRRRISAALTISAFSDDRPSEFIVYLPDVVLRCARNALGRWRAERIENKIRRTLVEPLTYDPQLTKPFGRSRITQPVMALCDMAVRAYVRMEGNAEFYSSPQLAIEGIDPDSFGEVSESKKFKLAMDRLIALTRDADGNAPSIKQLQQATMTPHSDMLRTVASAFSGETGIPLNSLGVIHDNPASAEAIRAAEHDLLIDVTYQNKYVLSNAVANVARLAVMVRDGLTEPSAESWKLSARFADPEFRSTSANADAYVKLAGANEDLKSSPVLLETVFDDDQVERIQDERKLNQAGGLIGQLLGVPAAGGAPDETQKAEAEVLNLKAAALGTLRRAGVDAESAAQLVGLDGVKFIPGQPITIRAEGE